In the genome of Cryptomeria japonica chromosome 8, Sugi_1.0, whole genome shotgun sequence, one region contains:
- the LOC131032397 gene encoding deoxyuridine 5'-triphosphate nucleotidohydrolase-like, with product MGSSTGGSVNVYTMRPPTTTTNSTNTTMSPCMFSRIQHTHWMLVVAVFLASVDTFTKDVIVLIGYTEEAVKLVTPIREGAYDRIAPHSGLTRKHSIAVGAKVIDADCRGLIVLTPFNHADQDI from the exons ATGGGATCGTCCACTGGAGGAAGCGTTAATGTCTATACCATGCGGCCACCTACAACAACAACTAATAGTACCAACACCACCATGAGCCCATGCATGTTCAGCCGAATCCAACATACTCATTGGATGTTAGTAGTAGCTGTTTTTCTTGCTAGCGTGGACACCTTTACAAAG GATGTAATTGTTCTGATTGGCTATACGGAGGAAGCAGTAAAGCTGGTAACGCCTATACGAGAGGGAGCGTATGATCGAATTGCTCCTCATTCTGGGCTGACTAGGAAGCATTCCATAGCTGTTGGTGCTAAGGTTATTGATGCAGATTGTCGTGGCCTAATTGTTTTGACCCCCTTCAATCATGCTGATCAGGACATTTAG